From Cydia fagiglandana chromosome 6, ilCydFagi1.1, whole genome shotgun sequence, the proteins below share one genomic window:
- the LOC134665036 gene encoding uncharacterized protein LOC134665036 has protein sequence MEAEEYKKLLEQQSQLVAVMQQQMLMLQEQVKNVTTPDVKSRVSVPWPQPLEVDDGDPYENLTFFKSRWEDYCLATGMNSWSTEKDETKAGLLLSAIGTKAMKKYMDFGLSEIEKKSHNEILAKMEKVIFQKTNVIYSRYLFNIKNQNEESFDEYLLALKKLAKRCDYKDFEEEILRDRIVVGIKDGEVIKELLKKQDLTLETAINICRASEGAAAQVADLKKSEEVNKINKKRLDKDTPKKCKFCGGVHVYQKKVCPAWGQRCEECGGRNHFKKVCKKRGTVKELQEDSDDSVIIAEVRHNEESGHIEAPLLFHIGEKKQKIYCALDTGAAVSVMGAEYYKKLTGQKDLLALTPPVKKLKAFNGSPIINHGNASFLVTRKNQDYKLNFHIVNGKHEPLLSEKACVALGFIQYCDEVSTELDRSSAEHIMKQYEDVFEGYGSLPGEVSLELDESVPARIQPARRVPVALKEKLRMELEQLEADGIIVKETQHTDWVAPSPVRALFIA, from the exons AtggaagcagaagaatataagaaACTTCTTGAGCAGCAGTCACAATTGGTAGCCGTGATGCAGCAACAAATGCTCATGCTACAAGAGCAAGTAAAAAATGTCACAACGCCGGATGTTAAAAGCCGCGTCTCTGTGCCCTGGCCGCAACCTTTAGAAGTAGATGATGGCGATCCTTACGAAAATCTTACCTTTTTCAAGAGCCGCTGGGAAGATTATTGCCTTGCTACCGGAATGAATAGTTGGAGTACCgaaaaagatgaaacaaaagCCGGGCTACTCCTCAGCGCAATCGGTACAAAAGCCATGAAAAAATATATGGATTTTGGCTTGTCTGAGATAGAGAAGAAGAGTCATAATGAAATATTAGCAAAAATGGAAAAggtcatatttcaaaaaacaaaTGTAATATACTCCAGGTACTTGTTCAATATCAAAAACCAGAATGAAGAAAGCTTTGACGAGTATTTACTGGCTCTAAAGAAATTGGCTAAAAGATGCGATTATAAAGATTTCGAGGAAGAGATTTTAAGAGACAGAATTGTGGTGGGAATAAAGGATGGTGAAGTGATAAAAGAGTTGCTAAAAAAGCAAGACCTAACTTTAGAAACAGCCATCAATATCTGTCGTGCCTCGGAAGGTGCTGCTGCACAAGTTGCAGATCTAAAAAAATCTGAAGAGGTCAACaagattaataaaaaaaggCTGGATAAGGACACACCTAAAAAGTGTAAATTCTGTGGAGGCGTTCATGTATATCAAAAGAAAGTATGCCCAGCCTGGGGACAGCGTTGTGAAGAATGTGGTGGCCGAAACCATTTTAAAAAGGTTTGTAAGAAGCGTGGAACGGTAAAAGAATTACAAGAAGACTCTGATGACAGTGTAATCATAGCGGAGGTGAGGCACAATGAAGAGTCAGGTCATATTGAGGCACCACTGTTGTTCCATATTGGCGagaaaaaacagaaaatataCTGTGCTTTGGACACAGGAGCTGCAGTTTCTGTGATGGGAGCAGAATACTATAAAAAGTTAACGGGTCAAAAGGATTTATTGGCTTTGACTCCACCAGTAAAAAAGCTGAAAGCTTTTAACGGCTCTCCCATCATTAATCATGGAAATGCATCCTTCTTAGTCACCAGAAAGAATCAGGattataaattaaactttcacaTTGTTAATGGAAAACATGAACCGCTTTTATCAGAGAAAGCTTGTGTAGCTCTGGGCTTTATTCAATACTGTGATGAAGTATCAACAGAGCTGGATCGTTCTAGTGCAGAGCATATAATGAAACAATATGAAGATGTCTTTGAGGGTTATGGCAGCCTCCCAGGTGAAGTGTCATTAGAGCTGGATGAATCAGTCCCAGCCCGGATTCAGCCTGCACGTCGAGTCCCAGTTGCACTAAAAGAAAAATTAAGAATGGAACTGGAACAACTAGAAGCTGATGGCATCATAGTAAAGGAGACGCAGCACACAGATTGG GTGGCTCCGTCTCCCGTTCGGGCTCTGTTCATCGCCTGA